The following is a genomic window from bacterium.
GAAGTGTTCTATTGGATGCATCGTTATTCCACCTCCCAAACAAAATCTCCAGAATAATACACTATGTACTTCTGTTATCTTTATCGACATTTTCTCTCACAAACTTTAGCTAATTTAGGACACCACCCAAATTTCTGGAACGGGTATCTGAACTCTCAGGATTTTTAGATGTGGAAGACAAAGTAACAGGACTACTTAAAATAGTAGTTCAATTATATACCCCGATAGCCACCTGGCGGTGTAAAAAAAGACTTTATAATTGGATGCCGGAAATGACACTTATGCGGATGATACGGGCATTTAAAAGAAGTTAGACGAAAACAAAAGAAAAATTAGGATAATCTATGGCGAAAGGAAGGAGGAAAATCGGGTGGTGTCTGACAATAGCTACAATTTTTTTAAACCACAAAGATCACAAAGGGTTTCACAAAGGACTCAAAGATTTTTGAGAGAATAAATTTTCCCTTTATTTCTTTGTGCTCTTTGTGTCTTCTTTGTGCACTTTGTGGTTAATTTCAGACACTACCAAAAATCGGGGCTGTGCAAGGAGTTGAAAAGATAACCGCACACTTCGAATAAGTTATGGAAACACCTGCTCAACACTGTCTTATAAAACAACTCATTAGAGTTTTAAAGAAAGAGAAAGAAGATACTCCTCGAATCTTGAATATTGGTGCTGGTAAAAGTCTTTTTATTGAAAACCATCTAATTCATGCTGGATGCAATTATATTTGTGACCGGATTGATATAAATGATTGTGCATTAGTTCATCCATGTGTAGATAAATGTTGGCAGTGCTCGATTGAATCGACATTTCCAGTAGAATCAAACAAATATCTGGCAGTATTTGCTAGCTATGTATTAGAACATATTAGAGACTTAAACAAAACTTCTCGTGAAATTTATCGAGTTTTAAAACCATCCGGTATTTTTATCGCATCTATTCCAAATCCTACTGCACCAGAATTTATCCTGTCAAAATTAACACCTTTATGGTTTCATAAAATGGTAAGAGGTAAAGAATCATGGAAAACTTACTATATATACGGCAGTATTGGAGAATTAGTTAAGATATTTGAGTCAGTGGGGTTCCGTTTAATTGATATAAAATACTACTCATTTGTCGAACTCTATCTCCATAGATTTGTTCTTCTGGACATATTGGGCAGACTCTACGACAAAATTATTTCCACTATGAATATCAAAAGATTGATGGGCAATGTATGTGTTACATTTGAGAAATTGGTGTCATGAGAAATTGGTGTCAAGTCTCATTTTTCCATTTTTCATATCTTTCTCGAACACGCTTTTCCAAATTTAAGAAAATTAGACCTGACACCAATTATTTCCCAATTATTTCCTTTTTAAGTTCATATCTCTTTATCTTCCCTGTTGTCTGGGGTGGAGTTCATCCCCGTTTGCTACCGGAACAAATAGTCCAATCCGAGATGGTAGATATTGCCTGTGTTGGAGAAGGAGAAATATCTTTTTCTGAATTAATCAAGGCTTTGGAGGAAAGAAAAGAATGGTCTAATGTGCCAGGAATTTGCTACCGCAAAAATGGGAAAATAGTTTCCACCAATTCTCCTCCCCTGTATCGGAACTTCCCCCTAAAAATTACCTAAAAAATAGACTTAAGTCTATGTATATCAATGGGATACGACTAAAATATGTTTAAAAAATGTGCCTACGAATATTTACAATTTTAGTAAAAATAATACTTGACAAAAGTAATACTCTTTTGATATGATATTTAGTAATAAAATCGCCCGTCCATAGTGTATCTACGAAAATTAAAAAAGCCTAATTAACATATCTTCTTAATTATCAATATGTTAATGGAGCTTTTTTGTGTATTTTCTGGGGGAAGTTCCGTTATATACCCCGATAGCCACCTGGCGGTGTAAAAAAAGACTTTATGGTTGGATGCCGGAAATGGCACTCATCCACATACTACGGGCACTAAAAAGAAATTAGATAATCATTCAGACAAAATTAGTTGACAAAAATTAAATTTTATTGTATATTAATAAACATCAAAGGTGTAAGAAGAGAAATAAGAAGATAGGAGAGATATGGAAATGATAAATTTATTAAGAAAACAAGTTTTAAAAAGGAAGATGGATGAGATGTTAATTGCGAGAGGGGAAAATTACTTCTCTCTATCATTTCTCAGCACGCAACTAATACCTTGTTAGGCTTATATATACTATAATAAACTACAAAGAGAGAGAGTGATTATCTATGTTTGAGGTTGAATATTTGATGTGTAAGAACGGCCATCAAAAGGCGGTTGTAATTCCTATTGAATTGTGGAGACAGATAATTCCGAAAGATGACATTTCTATTGAAGAATTATCTGAAGAAATGGAAGATTACTGTTTGAACAAAGCAATGAATGAGGCTCAAAAAACTCCTTTATTGAATCGCAAAGAAGCGTTAGCTTATTTAGAGAAAGGGTCAAAGTGAAAATTCTGTATCGTGAATTGTTTCTGAAAGACCTTAAAGAGCTAAAAAAGCAACCTATTTACAAGCAGATTGTTGAACTTGCTTTTACAACTTTACCAAAGGTTAAAACATTACGAGAGGTCTGGGGTATTAAAGCGATGAAGAGATATCCAAAACGTTATCGTATTCGTGTCGGTAACTATCGCATAGGAATAGAAGTCAAAGATGATACTATTGAAATAATGCGGGTTTTACATAGAGGAGAATTTTATCGATATTTCCCTTAGGAATCCGAAAGCCTAACGAATTGTTGGAGCGGACGTGCTAACGCAAGTCGCTCAACTCTGTCGTTATCTTAATGTTTAAATAATATCTTTCTATATCTTTGGTTACACTACTTGAATGGTTCCCAAATTTTATCGACCTGTACGGTTAAATGTAAAATGGATACTGTCCAATGAGAAATGTAAAATGAAAATGCGTAAATGAAGAGTGGTAAATCAGGCAAAATGCTAAAATTTCTAAATTTTCATTTCCTATTTTACATTTTACATTTATTTTTCCCGTGTGTTTCTATGGTGAATTAACCTAATCGTACAGGTGGAATTTTATACATTAAGGAGGTCTTAAATGATGACAAAGGAAGGTAAAAAAACAAGGTGCAAAAAAGGTTTTGGGTATAGGATGGTCATTGTGCGGAATTGCTTAATAACACTCGTTGGTCTGCTGATGAGCGTGGGGTTAGCCAGCTGTAAGGAAACATCGTTATCTAAGAGTAAAGAGATACCATCTGAAGAATCTTCAATCACGATACCATTTAATAGGGGAATCGGCTACTGGCCTATTGACTACTCTAAATCATTTCAGGATCATATTTTCCCCAGACTGAAGGAGGGTGCGGAAATTGTCGTTGTCCAGATTGAAGATTGGTATCAGTCAGAAGAAAAAGGAGTAAAGGAGAAACAGCAAGTTAGGGATGATTGGCTTGAACGAGCCGAAAAGGCTGGGCTAATAAAATATATCGCTATAGAACCTTTCAATGGTGATCGTTCTGCCTTACGCATACCATCTAACTGGAAAGGTTCACCACCAACCCTTGCCAATTCCCAATGGAATACTGCCTTCCGTGACTATGTGTTAAAAATCGTTGGCAAACACAAACCACAATATCTTAACATTGCAGTCGAGGCTAATATGTACTACCAGCACCACCCAGAGGATTACGATAACTTCCGCGATATGTTCAATGTCCTCTACAAGCAAATTAAGCAAATAAGCCCTGATACAAAGATATTTTGTTCATATCAATATGAATTATTAACTGGACAGTTTACTGGACAAAAGCAAAAACCCCAATGGGAACTTTTAGGTGAAAAAGCCATTGAACAGGATATGCTAGGCATTTCATCATATCCCATATTTCTCCACAAGGCATACGACCCACAGACCATTTCTAAAGAATACTATTACCCGCTCAAGGGAAAGTCCAAACTGCCAATTTTCTTTGCGGAACTCGGTTTTTACTCCTCACCACATGTCGAACCTCGCAGTTCTCCTGAGAAACAAGCGGAGTTTATACGACGGATACCTTCTCTTCTGGAGGGATTAAATGTAGAGAGTGTGTGTTGGGTTAGTTTACATGATTTACCTGACATACCCGCTCTATCAGGATTAAAGAAGGTAGCTCCACAATTCTTTTCGTTGGGATTTCTGGATGAGAAGTTGAACCCCAAGCCGGCCTGGAATATATGGAAATCCATGCTCCCGGAAGAAAAGGAAGTAACACAAGTATCTCTTAACACAATGGGTGAGATACCCCTTGAAAGTTTTGTTGGAATTGGAACTTCCAAATTGGTTCGGCAAGAACAGGGAAAACCTCTTGAGTGGTCATACAATATCAAGGCGAATCAATTGGCCATGTTGATTAAACAACAGCCAAACATTAACAAGAATAGTAATGGTTTAATTCTTCATCTCCGCACCGAACAAACAACCCATATAGCCATAATTCTGGAGGAGGATAGTGGAGCGAGATATGAGTACCGCATGCAAATTTATAGTGGCCCAGGACAAACATATTCTGTATCCTGGCGTAATTTTACCTTGCAAGACGGCAGCAAAGACCCAAATAACATACTGGATATACAACAAATCAACAAAATAGCATTTCTTGATATATCAGGATTTACAGGTAAGCAAGGTTCTAATTGCCTGTGGATAGAAAAAATTGAATTATCTGGGTCTCAAAGGAAATAATAGAATTGATTATTCATAAGATATGGAATCATTTTCAAATGATTCTAAACTATAAGCTCAAGAAGAAACTAATCTTCCATATGCCACGAGATGTGTGGGTCGAGCCTACCAACTATTGCAATCTCCGATGCATTATGTGCCCACAAGGGATAGATGAGGTTGGTGAGAAAGGGTTTATGGACCTGAATCTCTTTAAGTCAATTATTGATCAGTGTGCGAGTTTTCAACCAACTATCCATCTTTTTATGGGTGGGGAGTCATTACTTCACAAAGATATTTTGACAATGATAGAGTATGTGAAAAACAAAGGATTGAGTAGCGTACTTGCTACTAATGCGATTCTTCTTGATTCAAGTTTATCCTTGAAACTTATGAATTCTGGTATCGATTATTTAGTGTTTTCCTTTGATGGGTATGATGAAACCAGTTACAATAATATAAGGATTGGTGGAGATTTCTCAAAAACATTAGGAAACATTATTGGTTTCTTGCGGCTGAAAAAGGAAATGAGAAAGGAGAAACCTAAAATTACGCTATATAGTCTTGCCCTTGCTCCTGAAAAGATATTGAAAGAAGAAATGAGAGAATATAAAAAATTCCATGAGAACTTTAGCAACCTACCTGTTGATAATTTTATTGTTGGGGAAGCAGAGGCATGGGCTGGAAAGTTTTATGGGACAACAAAATTTAAGGTTAGAAAACCAGGACCTCATTTTATCCCTTGTCCCAGGCTATGGAAAGATATGGCTATCAGATGGGATGGGAAAGTAGTTCCATGTTGTGCAGATCTTAAAGGAGACTTGATTTTAGGAGAAGTAGATAAGACAAGGCTTGAAGAAATATGGAATGGAGAGCGATTAGTATCTTTGAGAGGATTAATGGTAGAGGGAAGGCATCAGGAGATTGCCCTGTGTAGGAATTGTAATGAACCTTATCCTTCATCAAACATGATGAAATGGGGTCTTCCATACGATTACATTCCCGGACCCATCTTAAAAATACTTCGGATATAAAATGAGAATAGGTGAGAACAAGAAAATTAAGTTTGTGAAAGGTTGCCTGAGAAAAATCAAAATACATGTACTTAAACATCCGTGAAAAACTCAACATGAAAGCTAATAGAAATCCCTCAGCAAATAAAGATAATAACTATGACACTGATGAGGTAGAGACAGGCGTTCATACTAGTCTATTGCCCCAAAATATTAACTGGGCAGTGTTAAAAAATATCGGTGTGCAGGTAATCGCCCGGATAATTATAACCGTTTTTAGGTATCTCGGTAATTTTCTCATTTTCCGTTTTTGGGGAGGGGAACGATTTGGACAATATTCGCTCATTCTGATTATATTAAGTTTTGGTGAGACCATTTTAGATTTTGGACTAAATGAAATCTTTGTTCGGGAAGTTCACCAACACCCATATCGAAAACAATCACTATTATCGGCTTTGACATATTCCAAAATGCTCCAGATTATTATCGCCTATATAGTAATTCTTGGGCTCTTACTTCTATCGGGATATTCTAAGGAGGTGGTTTATGCCGGGCTCATAGGCGGACTGGAATTAGTATTTTTGGGAGGGATATTTATATATAAGGGATTATTTAAAGCGCTGCTTAAAATACAGTGTGATATGATAGCTGAATTGGTGAGTACAGTGGTGTTTTTTGGACTTTTGGTTGAAGTTTGTTATTTTGGCGGAGGACTCTCGGTCATATTTATTGCCTTTGTATGTTCACGAATGGTCTATTTTCTGATGGTATTTATCCAGGGACGTCGGGATTACAATTTATACATTGAGCGATGGAATACCGTTGATATTCGAAACGGGTTTATCGCCGCTTTGCCAATAGGACTATCTATGTTCATGGTCAGCATCTACACGAGCCTTGACATATTTATGCTTTCCAGGATGGATAGTTGGAAATCGGTTGGTCTCTATTCCGCCGCCTATCGGTTTGTGCTACCGTTGGTGCTCATCCCTACTGCTCTGATGACTACTTTATATCCTATATTGTCGTCTTACTGGGGTAAGCGTATGGACGACCTGAGGAAATTATATCAGCAGGGAATGGACTGTTCTATTCTGTTAGCTGGGGCAACATTTTGTGCAGTAGTAGCCGGGGCTGGCTTTCTTATGAATTTGTTTGGTCCAGAGGCAGTAGAAGCTACACCCGCTTTGAGGATATTGGCTCTGGCAATCACTATTATGCACCTCAGTGCTATAATAGGACCTATGTTCATTATTATACGACAACAATGGTTTTCGCTTGCCTTTGGTATGGGTGGGATAATCATCAATGCAACTTTTAATATTCTATTAATTCCGCGATTTAGTTACATAGGTGCCGCAGTCGCTACATGTATGAGAGAAATCACATTAGTAATTCTGGCATTCTTTGTCATACAGCACTTTATTGATTATCATTTAAAGTGGTGGATATTGGTTAAGGTAGTTATTTCAGTTACCATTAGCTTAGTTGTTATTCAACACATCAGATTATTTAATACTGTTTGGGGAGGATTGCTGGCGGTATTATTTTATGGAATAGGTCTGATAGCCACAAGGGCAATTCAGCCCGGACAAATTCAGACTTTTATTCGGAGTGTGCAGGAAAAATCATGAGGATATTATTTGTTACCGCATGTTACAAACCCTACCTTGGCGGCGTTGAACGAGTGGTAGAACAATTGTGCCAGCGATTATGCATACATCATGCTGTGGATACTATAGGTATCCTTACCAGTTACTACCGATATCCCAGTGAGATGATGCAGGGGTTGCCGGCACAAGAACAAATTGATGGAGCGACTG
Proteins encoded in this region:
- a CDS encoding radical SAM/SPASM domain-containing protein, which gives rise to MILNYKLKKKLIFHMPRDVWVEPTNYCNLRCIMCPQGIDEVGEKGFMDLNLFKSIIDQCASFQPTIHLFMGGESLLHKDILTMIEYVKNKGLSSVLATNAILLDSSLSLKLMNSGIDYLVFSFDGYDETSYNNIRIGGDFSKTLGNIIGFLRLKKEMRKEKPKITLYSLALAPEKILKEEMREYKKFHENFSNLPVDNFIVGEAEAWAGKFYGTTKFKVRKPGPHFIPCPRLWKDMAIRWDGKVVPCCADLKGDLILGEVDKTRLEEIWNGERLVSLRGLMVEGRHQEIALCRNCNEPYPSSNMMKWGLPYDYIPGPILKILRI
- a CDS encoding type II toxin-antitoxin system RelE/ParE family toxin codes for the protein MKILYRELFLKDLKELKKQPIYKQIVELAFTTLPKVKTLREVWGIKAMKRYPKRYRIRVGNYRIGIEVKDDTIEIMRVLHRGEFYRYFP
- a CDS encoding flippase, with translation MKANRNPSANKDNNYDTDEVETGVHTSLLPQNINWAVLKNIGVQVIARIIITVFRYLGNFLIFRFWGGERFGQYSLILIILSFGETILDFGLNEIFVREVHQHPYRKQSLLSALTYSKMLQIIIAYIVILGLLLLSGYSKEVVYAGLIGGLELVFLGGIFIYKGLFKALLKIQCDMIAELVSTVVFFGLLVEVCYFGGGLSVIFIAFVCSRMVYFLMVFIQGRRDYNLYIERWNTVDIRNGFIAALPIGLSMFMVSIYTSLDIFMLSRMDSWKSVGLYSAAYRFVLPLVLIPTALMTTLYPILSSYWGKRMDDLRKLYQQGMDCSILLAGATFCAVVAGAGFLMNLFGPEAVEATPALRILALAITIMHLSAIIGPMFIIIRQQWFSLAFGMGGIIINATFNILLIPRFSYIGAAVATCMREITLVILAFFVIQHFIDYHLKWWILVKVVISVTISLVVIQHIRLFNTVWGGLLAVLFYGIGLIATRAIQPGQIQTFIRSVQEKS
- a CDS encoding methyltransferase domain-containing protein — its product is METPAQHCLIKQLIRVLKKEKEDTPRILNIGAGKSLFIENHLIHAGCNYICDRIDINDCALVHPCVDKCWQCSIESTFPVESNKYLAVFASYVLEHIRDLNKTSREIYRVLKPSGIFIASIPNPTAPEFILSKLTPLWFHKMVRGKESWKTYYIYGSIGELVKIFESVGFRLIDIKYYSFVELYLHRFVLLDILGRLYDKIISTMNIKRLMGNVCVTFEKLVS